One window of Chitinivibrionales bacterium genomic DNA carries:
- a CDS encoding amidohydrolase family protein: MRENPPAKTVIARPGRKIAGKTGQQLTIIIPADLALVDSHAHIENGACVPLPLLWNQMPLKGLRMKRKGIDFLANVFKHSAGRVQERSTAEIGNRAVTEIDSAFGPKSDIGNSEIYKYADLFTFLVIQMMDMEYDGADQQSAIGEDIPKETQERLFTPEGYFWTNYVHPRVWRDVLNNFPNLKLCLAHFGGDEWKRGLDSDWITEIISLTEEFPNVYTDFSCWDLDDWKETFKSVLLNKQYSHLKEKILFGTDWYMTLIALRGKTTKNTATSSGSFFRTSLSGKICGNDLPLLIRLLFMEFMRRKMDQRMTSCIIWRQH; encoded by the coding sequence ATGCGCGAAAATCCCCCTGCCAAAACAGTAATCGCCAGACCCGGCCGGAAAATAGCCGGCAAAACCGGCCAACAATTAACAATAATTATCCCCGCCGACCTCGCATTAGTTGATTCCCATGCCCACATCGAAAACGGCGCCTGCGTCCCCCTTCCGCTCCTCTGGAACCAGATGCCCTTAAAAGGTCTCCGCATGAAACGAAAAGGAATCGATTTCTTAGCGAATGTTTTCAAGCATTCAGCAGGCAGGGTACAGGAAAGGTCCACCGCCGAAATCGGCAACAGAGCGGTCACCGAAATCGATTCAGCGTTCGGCCCCAAAAGCGATATCGGCAACTCAGAGATTTACAAATACGCCGACCTGTTCACGTTTTTAGTTATTCAAATGATGGACATGGAATATGACGGAGCAGATCAACAATCCGCAATTGGCGAAGACATCCCCAAAGAGACACAAGAACGTCTTTTTACCCCCGAAGGTTATTTCTGGACAAATTATGTCCATCCAAGAGTATGGAGAGATGTACTCAATAATTTCCCGAATCTCAAGCTTTGCCTGGCCCATTTCGGCGGTGATGAATGGAAAAGGGGACTGGACAGCGACTGGATTACTGAAATAATATCTTTGACTGAAGAATTTCCCAACGTATATACCGATTTTTCCTGCTGGGACCTCGATGACTGGAAAGAAACATTCAAGAGCGTTCTTCTTAACAAACAGTATTCACATTTAAAAGAGAAAATCCTTTTCGGTACCGACTGGTATATGACGCTGATAGCACTGAGGGGAAAAACTACAAAAAATACTGCAACGAGTTCTGGAAGTTTTTTCAGGACATCCCTGAGTGGAAAGATTTGTGGCAACGATTTACCTTTGTTAATCCGTTTACTTTTTATGGAATTTATGAGAAGAAAGATGGATCAAAGAATGACAAGCTGTATAATATGGCGTCAGCATTAA